One Actinomycetota bacterium DNA window includes the following coding sequences:
- the rplA gene encoding 50S ribosomal protein L1, whose amino-acid sequence MPKHGKNYSQAALRYDIHTAYSPEEAIELVKMFAYAKFDETVEVAYRLGIDPRKADQLVRGTVSLPHGTGKTVRVAVFADGDKAREAEAAGADIVGGKELAAEIQAGRALDFDVVIATPSMMAEVGKLGRVLGPRGLMPNPKAGTVTIDVEKAVRDFKGGKIEYRNDRYGNIHAPIGKVSFDVQKLLENLAALTSEIVRARPASTKGRFLRNMSLSSTMGPGVKVDVGAVDDLIALVH is encoded by the coding sequence ATGCCGAAACACGGCAAGAATTACTCGCAAGCCGCGCTGCGGTACGACATCCACACGGCGTACTCGCCGGAAGAAGCAATCGAACTGGTCAAGATGTTCGCCTACGCGAAGTTCGACGAGACCGTCGAAGTGGCGTACCGACTTGGGATCGATCCGAGGAAGGCCGACCAGTTGGTGCGCGGCACCGTCAGCCTGCCGCACGGAACCGGCAAGACGGTTCGGGTCGCAGTCTTTGCCGATGGCGACAAGGCCCGTGAGGCCGAAGCCGCCGGTGCGGACATCGTCGGCGGCAAGGAACTCGCCGCAGAGATTCAGGCAGGTCGGGCGCTCGATTTCGACGTGGTGATCGCCACTCCCTCCATGATGGCCGAGGTTGGCAAACTCGGCCGGGTACTCGGCCCTCGTGGGCTCATGCCGAACCCCAAGGCCGGGACCGTCACCATCGATGTCGAGAAGGCGGTGCGAGACTTCAAAGGTGGAAAGATCGAGTACCGCAACGATCGCTACGGCAACATACATGCTCCCATCGGGAAGGTCTCGTTCGATGTTCAGAAGCTCCTCGAAAACCTCGCTGCCCTGACCTCCGAGATCGTTCGTGCAAGGCCCGCATCCACCAAGGGTCGATTCCTTCGCAACATGAGCTTGTCCTCGACGATGGGGCCAGGCGTCAAGGTGGATGTCGGGGCCGTCGACGACCTGATCGCTCTGGTGCACTAG